A region of Paenibacillus thiaminolyticus DNA encodes the following proteins:
- a CDS encoding nucleoside 2-deoxyribosyltransferase yields MGIAKEAGTKKLFLAGPFKSLVDVETGCMQENEQRKLIQLISFFEARDYDVHNAHKREGWGKDFMTPDQCTAIDFEEIRACDQFVAFPGCPASPGTHIEIGWASAFGKPIILLLEEGKEYAFLIRGLGQVANVTYIYYREEQDYLSELERMFAIS; encoded by the coding sequence ATGGGTATCGCGAAGGAAGCGGGTACGAAGAAGCTGTTTTTGGCAGGGCCATTCAAGAGCTTGGTAGATGTGGAAACAGGCTGCATGCAGGAGAATGAACAACGTAAGCTGATTCAGCTCATCTCATTTTTTGAAGCGAGAGATTATGATGTTCACAATGCCCATAAACGTGAGGGCTGGGGAAAAGATTTCATGACGCCCGATCAGTGCACAGCCATTGACTTCGAAGAAATTCGCGCCTGCGATCAGTTCGTCGCCTTTCCCGGCTGTCCGGCTTCTCCGGGGACGCATATCGAGATTGGTTGGGCCTCCGCTTTTGGCAAGCCGATCATTTTGCTGCTGGAGGAGGGGAAGGAGTATGCCTTCCTCATTCGGGGGCTAGGCCAGGTGGCCAACGTAACATATATCTATTACCGGGAGGAGCAAGATTATCTATCGGAATTGGAGCGAATGTTCGCTATTTCATAA
- the thiE gene encoding thiamine phosphate synthase, with protein MSRVRSEEMRAHLPLYLVMGSVNCRMDPVQVAEEALAGGVSVLQYREKGRGALIGDDKKRLGAELQAVCKRHGVPFIVNDDLELALELGADGLHIGQQDEQADRVRSRIGGLMLGVSAHTVEEARLAIEQGADYLGIGPIYPTQSKEDALEAQGPSIIGDIRAAGIHVPLVGIGGITLANAGAVMEAGADGIAVISALTGADDIRAAAASFRRLGPESDQGKRVAGSRRA; from the coding sequence ATGAGCAGAGTCCGGTCGGAGGAGATGCGCGCTCATCTGCCGCTTTACCTGGTCATGGGCAGCGTGAACTGCCGGATGGATCCGGTTCAGGTAGCCGAAGAAGCGTTGGCGGGTGGCGTGTCGGTGCTGCAATACCGCGAGAAGGGGAGAGGCGCATTAATCGGCGACGATAAAAAGCGGCTGGGAGCCGAGCTGCAAGCGGTGTGCAAGCGGCACGGCGTTCCGTTCATCGTGAACGACGATCTGGAGCTGGCCCTGGAGCTTGGCGCCGACGGCCTCCATATCGGGCAGCAGGATGAGCAGGCCGATCGCGTGCGCTCCCGTATTGGCGGACTCATGCTTGGCGTATCGGCACACACGGTCGAGGAGGCGCGGCTGGCAATAGAGCAGGGAGCGGATTATTTGGGCATCGGTCCCATTTACCCGACCCAATCGAAGGAAGATGCCCTGGAAGCACAGGGTCCCTCTATCATCGGAGACATTCGGGCGGCGGGCATCCATGTGCCGCTTGTCGGCATCGGCGGGATTACGCTCGCGAACGCCGGGGCGGTCATGGAAGCGGGGGCGGATGGCATCGCTGTCATCTCGGCGCTGACCGGCGCGGACGATATTCGGGCGGCCGCGGCCAGCTTCCGCCGGTTGGGGCCGGAATCGGACCAGGGCAAGAGAGTCGCCGGGTCGCGGCGAGCATAG
- the thiD gene encoding bifunctional hydroxymethylpyrimidine kinase/phosphomethylpyrimidine kinase, which yields MTIYKALTIAGSDSGGGAGIQADIKTFQELGVFGMSAIAAITVQNTLGVSGVHSIPTETVIGQMDAIGSDLAPDAVKTGMLFNKEIIMAVADRIVRFGWKAVVVDPVMIAKGGSELLQKEAVEALKEHLLPHALVVTPNIPEAEVLTGIPIRTMEDRREAAKRLSDCGPAYVVIKGGHSEGEEHVTDLLYDGVHFTELHGKRVHTRHTHGTGCTFSAAMAAELAKGSSVTDAVGTARAFIQAALEETLGIGQGHGPTNHWAYGRRMAVRS from the coding sequence ATGACCATATACAAGGCATTGACGATTGCCGGTTCGGACAGCGGCGGGGGAGCCGGGATTCAGGCCGACATCAAGACGTTCCAGGAGCTCGGTGTATTCGGGATGTCGGCGATTGCGGCCATCACGGTTCAGAATACGTTGGGCGTGTCTGGGGTGCATTCAATTCCGACCGAGACTGTCATCGGACAAATGGATGCGATCGGATCCGATCTCGCCCCGGATGCCGTCAAGACAGGCATGCTGTTCAACAAGGAAATTATTATGGCGGTAGCTGACCGCATCGTGCGTTTCGGCTGGAAGGCCGTCGTGGTTGACCCGGTGATGATCGCCAAGGGCGGATCGGAGCTGCTGCAAAAAGAGGCGGTCGAAGCGTTGAAGGAGCACCTGCTGCCGCATGCCCTCGTCGTGACCCCCAATATCCCCGAGGCCGAGGTGCTGACCGGAATTCCGATCCGGACGATGGAGGACCGGCGCGAGGCTGCCAAGCGGCTCAGCGATTGTGGCCCTGCATACGTCGTCATCAAGGGCGGACACAGCGAAGGGGAAGAGCATGTGACGGACCTGCTCTATGACGGCGTGCATTTCACGGAGCTGCACGGGAAGCGGGTTCATACCCGCCATACGCATGGAACCGGGTGCACCTTCTCCGCGGCCATGGCGGCGGAGCTGGCCAAAGGCTCGTCCGTCACCGATGCCGTCGGAACCGCCCGTGCGTTCATCCAGGCGGCGCTGGAAGAGACACTCGGCATCGGCCAAGGCCATGGGCCGACCAACCACTGGGCTTACGGCCGCAGAATGGCGGTGCGCTCATGA
- the thiM gene encoding hydroxyethylthiazole kinase codes for MMVHQVSALIDKLREARPLVHNMTNVVVTNFTANGLLALGASPVMAYAREEVADMASIAGALVLNLGTLSEDTIESMIVAGQAANAHGVPVLLDPVGAGATRYRTASALRVLREVQVSLVRGNASELANLIGEQRVIKGVDAGDSAEDERVELAVRAARSLQTVVAITGPEDVITDGQAGYIVKGGHPLLAQVTGAGCLLTSVLGSFAAVERDVLLAGAAGLAFYAAAAYDAAARTEEDGPGSFQIALLDELSRLNRDSLKTHTEVKPFEPALAKEGEAR; via the coding sequence ATGATGGTACATCAAGTGTCCGCGCTGATTGACAAGCTGCGGGAAGCTCGACCGCTCGTTCATAATATGACGAATGTGGTGGTGACGAATTTTACGGCGAACGGCTTGCTCGCGTTAGGGGCGTCGCCTGTCATGGCGTATGCGCGTGAAGAAGTGGCCGACATGGCATCTATCGCGGGGGCGTTGGTGCTCAATCTGGGCACTCTCTCCGAGGATACGATAGAGTCGATGATCGTCGCCGGACAGGCTGCCAATGCCCATGGAGTACCCGTGCTGCTCGATCCGGTCGGAGCGGGTGCGACGCGTTATCGGACGGCGTCGGCGCTGCGCGTGCTGCGCGAGGTGCAAGTGTCACTAGTCCGCGGCAATGCCTCGGAATTGGCGAATCTGATTGGTGAACAGCGTGTTATCAAAGGCGTGGATGCAGGGGACTCAGCAGAGGATGAGCGAGTGGAGCTGGCTGTTCGCGCTGCCCGCAGCCTGCAGACGGTTGTGGCCATTACGGGGCCGGAGGATGTCATTACCGACGGACAAGCCGGCTATATCGTGAAGGGCGGGCATCCTCTGCTGGCACAGGTCACGGGCGCGGGCTGCTTGCTGACATCGGTGCTGGGGTCATTCGCCGCCGTGGAGCGGGATGTGCTGCTGGCGGGAGCTGCGGGGCTTGCCTTCTACGCTGCGGCTGCGTACGATGCGGCGGCACGTACGGAAGAGGACGGGCCGGGAAGCTTCCAGATTGCGCTGCTGGACGAGCTGTCCCGCTTGAATCGGGATTCGCTGAAAACGCATACGGAAGTGAAGCCGTTCGAGCCCGCTTTAGCAAAGGAAGGTGAAGCGCGATGA
- the uvrA gene encoding excinuclease ABC subunit UvrA, giving the protein MASEHIVIKGARAHNLKNIDVTIPRDKFVVLTGLSGSGKSSLAFDTIYAEGQRRYVESLSAYARQFLGQMEKPDVDSIDGLSPAISIDQKTTSRNPRSTVGTVTEIYDYLRLLYARIGRPHCPVHGLEITSQTVEQMVDRIMAYPERTRLQILAPVISGRKGEHKGVFADIQKQGFVRVRVDGEIRDVSETIELEKNRKHNIEVVVDRIVVKDDVQARLADSIETALHMSGGRIIVDIIGEEELVFSSNLACPECGFSIDELSPRMFSFNSPFGACPDCDGLGVKMIVDPELLVPDSQKTIEDGAFEAWAGSTSNYYPQFLQSVCEHYGIPTDVPVSQLEPEQMTKLLHGTGGEKVRFRYENDFGHKKEAQVAFEGIIHNLERRYRETASEGIREHIEGFMSAKPCGTCKGHRLRKESLAVTINDQNIAYVTALSIGEAQRFFSGLELTEKEQLIAHLILKEINARLGFLVNVGLDYLTLSRAAGTLSGGEAQRIRLATQIGSSLMGVLYILDEPSIGLHQRDNDRLIQTLEHMRDLGNTLIVVEHDEDTMLAADHIIDIGPGAGIHGGQVIAEGTPEEIMKDKHSLTGQYLSGRKFIPVPSKRRAPDGRWLEIVGAKENNLRSVNVKFPLGVFTAVTGVSGSGKSTLVNEILYKTLARDLNRAKVRPGQYKEIRGLDHIDKVVDIDQSPIGRTPRSNPATYTGVFDDIRDLFSTTNEAKIRGYKKGRFSFNVKGGRCEACRGDGIIKIEMHFLPDVYVPCEVCKGKRYNRETLEVKYKGKSIADVLELTIEDAAEFFQNVPRIQRKIQTLLDVGLGYMKMGQPATTLSGGEAQRVKLAAELHRRSTGKTFYILDEPTTGLHVADIDRLLQVLHRLVDSGETVLVIEHNLDVIKTADYLVDLGPEGGSGGGTIVATGTPEQVVKVAGSYTGRYLKPILERDRERTAQLETACSVAQEA; this is encoded by the coding sequence TTGGCGAGTGAACATATCGTGATCAAAGGGGCGCGGGCCCACAACCTGAAAAATATTGATGTAACGATTCCGCGCGACAAGTTCGTCGTGCTCACCGGATTGAGCGGCTCGGGCAAATCCTCGCTGGCGTTCGATACGATTTATGCCGAAGGCCAGCGCCGTTATGTGGAGTCGCTCTCCGCCTATGCGCGCCAGTTCCTCGGGCAGATGGAGAAGCCGGACGTAGATTCGATTGACGGCCTGTCGCCCGCCATCTCCATCGACCAGAAGACGACGAGCCGCAACCCGCGTTCCACCGTTGGAACGGTAACGGAGATTTACGACTATTTGCGGCTGCTGTACGCGCGGATTGGGCGGCCTCATTGTCCGGTACACGGCCTCGAGATTACGTCGCAGACGGTCGAGCAAATGGTAGACCGCATTATGGCGTATCCGGAGCGGACCCGGCTGCAGATTCTGGCGCCGGTTATCTCCGGGCGCAAGGGCGAGCATAAGGGCGTCTTCGCCGACATTCAGAAGCAGGGCTTCGTGCGGGTGCGCGTCGACGGCGAGATTCGTGACGTGTCGGAGACGATCGAGCTGGAGAAGAACCGGAAGCATAATATTGAAGTGGTCGTCGACCGGATTGTCGTGAAGGACGATGTGCAGGCGCGGCTGGCCGACTCGATCGAGACGGCGCTCCATATGTCGGGCGGGCGGATTATCGTCGATATCATCGGCGAAGAAGAGCTGGTCTTCAGCTCGAATCTGGCTTGTCCGGAGTGCGGCTTCAGCATCGATGAGCTGTCGCCACGAATGTTCTCCTTCAACAGTCCGTTCGGCGCTTGCCCGGATTGCGACGGTCTCGGCGTCAAGATGATCGTCGATCCGGAGCTGCTCGTTCCGGACTCCCAGAAGACGATCGAGGACGGCGCGTTCGAGGCGTGGGCAGGCAGCACGTCGAACTACTACCCGCAGTTCCTGCAGTCAGTATGCGAGCATTACGGCATACCGACGGACGTGCCGGTGTCGCAGCTGGAGCCAGAGCAGATGACGAAGCTGCTGCATGGCACGGGAGGAGAGAAGGTGCGCTTCCGCTACGAGAACGACTTCGGTCACAAGAAGGAAGCGCAGGTGGCGTTCGAGGGGATTATTCATAACCTGGAACGGCGCTATCGCGAGACGGCATCGGAAGGAATCCGCGAGCATATTGAAGGCTTCATGAGCGCCAAGCCATGCGGCACCTGCAAAGGGCATCGGCTGCGCAAGGAAAGTCTCGCCGTTACCATCAATGATCAAAATATAGCGTATGTGACGGCGCTCTCTATTGGGGAGGCGCAGCGTTTCTTCTCGGGTCTGGAGCTGACGGAGAAGGAGCAGTTGATCGCCCATCTCATTCTGAAAGAGATCAACGCCCGGCTTGGCTTCCTGGTGAACGTCGGGCTGGATTACTTGACGCTAAGCCGCGCGGCGGGAACGCTGTCCGGCGGTGAAGCCCAGCGCATCCGGCTTGCGACCCAGATCGGGTCCAGCCTGATGGGCGTGCTGTATATATTGGACGAGCCGAGCATCGGGCTGCATCAACGCGACAACGATCGCTTGATTCAGACGCTGGAGCATATGCGCGATCTCGGCAACACGCTTATCGTCGTCGAGCATGACGAGGACACGATGCTAGCGGCGGACCATATTATCGATATCGGTCCGGGCGCCGGAATTCACGGCGGGCAGGTTATCGCCGAAGGGACGCCGGAAGAGATCATGAAGGACAAGCATTCGCTTACCGGCCAATATTTGAGCGGTCGCAAGTTCATTCCGGTCCCGTCGAAGCGCCGCGCGCCCGACGGCCGATGGCTCGAAATCGTCGGCGCCAAGGAGAACAATCTGCGCAGCGTGAACGTGAAGTTCCCGCTTGGCGTGTTCACGGCGGTGACCGGCGTCTCCGGCTCCGGCAAATCGACGCTCGTGAACGAGATTTTGTATAAGACGTTGGCGAGGGATCTGAACCGGGCGAAGGTGCGTCCCGGCCAGTACAAGGAGATCCGCGGCCTCGATCATATCGACAAGGTCGTCGATATCGACCAATCGCCTATCGGACGGACGCCACGCTCTAACCCGGCGACCTATACCGGCGTATTCGATGATATCCGCGATCTGTTCTCGACGACGAATGAAGCGAAGATTCGCGGCTACAAGAAGGGCCGCTTCAGCTTCAACGTCAAGGGAGGCCGTTGCGAGGCCTGCCGGGGCGACGGAATTATCAAGATTGAGATGCACTTCCTGCCCGATGTATACGTTCCTTGCGAAGTGTGCAAAGGCAAACGGTACAACCGGGAGACGCTGGAAGTGAAATATAAAGGCAAGAGCATCGCCGATGTGCTGGAGCTGACGATCGAGGATGCGGCGGAGTTCTTCCAGAACGTGCCGCGTATTCAACGCAAAATCCAGACGCTGCTTGATGTCGGGCTTGGCTACATGAAGATGGGCCAGCCGGCGACGACGCTGTCCGGGGGCGAAGCCCAACGGGTGAAGCTCGCGGCGGAGCTGCATCGCCGCAGCACAGGCAAGACGTTCTATATTCTCGACGAGCCGACGACCGGTCTTCACGTCGCGGATATCGACCGTCTGCTGCAGGTGCTGCATCGCCTGGTGGATTCCGGCGAGACGGTACTCGTGATCGAGCATAACCTCGACGTCATCAAGACGGCCGATTACTTGGTTGACCTCGGGCCGGAAGGCGGCAGCGGCGGCGGCACGATTGTGGCAACCGGCACGCCGGAGCAGGTCGTAAAGGTGGCAGGCTCCTATACGGGCCGCTACTTGAAGCCGATTCTGGAACGGGACCGGGAGCGGACCGCACAGCTTGAGACGGCCTGCAGCGTAGCGCAAGAGGCATAA